The Glycine max cultivar Williams 82 chromosome 17, Glycine_max_v4.0, whole genome shotgun sequence genome contains the following window.
TTTAATTTAGGACCTGAAAGGAGGTCCTTTGAGGCACCACCCCGTAGATCACAGGATGCACCCCGTAAATCAAATGATGGAACAACAGATTCCTTCAGGTAATGACATTTCATTGTATACACTGcatggttaatttttttatccgtagGAATTGAACACGATGCCAGGAAATTTACAATACTTACACCTTGATTTGCATAGTTCATTTATTCCTtcgcttgaaaaaaaaaaaaaaaaaacaagagaatcTAGGGTCTGAACTTTTCACTCCCAAAATGCCATCAGGAACTACCAATTTCTCAATTAGTCCTTCTTCCATTTAAACATAATTAGTTTTTTGGTCACCATTTGATTGGTGCGAAGTATCCATTGGCAATTTTTTGTGAGATTTTTCATCTAAACATAATAAGTTTAGTAATAGTGTTCTCAGAATATATAGGTTAAGAGTGTAATTCTTTATAGAAAAtgattactaatatatttttttcaaaattttcaacaaaTCTTTATTTACTAATTCATTAACTAATATACTTAGAACACTTGATAACagaattacttttttctttctacgTTTTTGAACCATTTAATAATACTGACATGATGTTAACCACACAACAAAATACTGAAATACTAATTATTGGAAGCAGGTCACCATTCACTAGGAGAGGTATGTATGACAAGTCATATGGAGAAATTTCAGTGCCAGATTCTGACATAAGCTTTGTAAGCTCTAGAAGGCCAAGCACAGATCCCTTATTCCCTTCATtgtataacaacaacaacaacaaccactcGGAGACAGGAATATCCAACCCCCGGCTATCCTATAGCTCTGACACTGATGGAAATAACTATAGCTTTGAGTCTATGCATTTTGGAAGGAGGTCTATGGATATCAGCTCCGACTTCTCATCCTTTTCACAAGAGAGTGAGGGCTTGTCATCTTCTGCATTACGGGGTGTGGTAAGCAGAAGACATTAAGGGAATGTGCATTTTTATTTCCTACTCTATTTGTGCATGTCTTAGCAGTTAGTACTTCTCTTAGTCTCACTCTTATAAGAGgccaaataattttataatttatataaatttagctTCTCTAAACTTCGAAGTTGCACtttagaagagaaaataaaattatggatTTGGCTCTTCTAAAGCGAGCAACTCACTTTAAAGGGTAAAGTAATAAATCACAGTCGTGGACTGGAAAAAATCATGgatatattgaaatatcttgattttttttcatcaacaaCTTACTTTAGAGGAGTCAAATCTTGAAAGGTAGATTTTCAAGATGTTGATCATGATGATAAATACATCAATAAGGTGCTAGGACAACATATCTTGCAAACTATAATTGCTTTATGGAAGATGTTTCAGTCCATGTAAAGAATCAGTATAAACAAGGGTAAATTAGGCAACCATGTAACGTTAAATTATAGCTAAATTGAGCAAAATGTTTCATACAGTCAATATGATGGTTGATAAAGTATACACTGTCTCATAACAGTTTACTATAGTTTAACATAGAAAACTTTATGTAATTAACCAAAATGTTTCATACTTTCATAATATTGCCAAATATAGTAACAGAGACAAAAGTCATAACAGTGGTTAAAAATGCTGTCAATATTGCCTAAAACTGTAACCAGTTTAAGCAAAGTTGATGGAATTTACCAACTTTTACTTTAACTGAAAGGGTTAATGACTAATAGAAAAAAGTAAGGGGATAACTTGAGCAAGTATTAAACTAAAGGGGTAGAATGTAGTTTATACTGGAAACAAGTGatcaaatagtaaaatatttcAGTTACTTATAATGTTAAGTATTTTAATTCTTGATTGGTACTACCTTGTGGATAATCATGTCTTGCAAGTGTAGGATGACGTGGAGGCTGAAATGAGAAGACTGAAGTTGGAGCTCAAGCAAACAATAGAATTGTATAACAATGCCTACAAAGAAGCACTCACGGCTCAACAAAAggtatgaaataataataatagcttCTACTTCTGCATCTTAAAAGCACGAGATGATCTGACTCTGACATGTTATGCAATGCATCACAGGCTGTGGAACTCCAGCGCTGGAAATTAGAGGAAGAGAGGAGATTGGAGGAGGCAAAGCTCGCCGAAGAAGCTGCATTGGCAGTTGCAGAAAAGGAGAAGGCAAGATCGAAAGCAGCCACGGAGAGTGCTGAGGCACAGCAGAGGATTGCAGAACTGGAAGCACAGAAGAGAATCAATGCAGAAATGAAAGCATTTAAGGaagcagaagaaaaaagaaaagcagtGGATGCTTTATCAAACAATCATGTGAGGTATAGAAAGTACACAATAGAGGAGATTGAAGCTGCAACCAATTTTTTTACTGAGTCACAGAAGATTGGAGAAGGGGGTTATGGTCCAGTTTATAAGTGCCATCTGGACCATACACCCGTGGCAGTAAAGGTTCTACGTCCTGACGCAGCACAAGGAAGGTCACAGTTTCAAAGAGAGGTAATTAAGCAGACCAACAAAACTCCTTGCCCATATATACAAGACTTCAAATTCAAtacaataaatgaaaattttaaattcaactaATTTAGTCAATCAGGCAAGAAATGGATAAGATATATGACCAAGATATATGACCAAGATATATACAAAGGTTTTTTATGAGACATCCATATAAGTAACAtctcattctcttgggcttgtCCATTTTGGTGATGTGAGACTTGGTTATTAACATAAAGTTTGTATGTTTAGACTTGCTCGCAGGGTTTTAAATTGGTAAGAAGTTTCATTAAAGTGAAAAGGCTTCTAATGCTTCTAAAATGTAAAAGTGAGGGTGCAaccaaaattgatttaaattaaagtgtatCTTGAAATTAAGCTACTCACCTTTACTAGCAAGGGTTAAAGACTTCCTCACATCAATAATCTTATCCTAAAAATTGTGGTTGGTAACTGTCATTACAGTTGTAATATTGTGGTTTGAAAGGTCTCTAAAATTGTAATTATGCCACATTTGCCTACATTTTTCTGCAATTTTAGTACTCAACACAAATATTACAACAATTGCatccacaatttaaaaccatacTTTTGGATGAAAATTACAGGTTGAGGTATTGAGTTGCATTAGGCATCCAAACATGGTTCTTCTCCTAGGAGCCTGCCCTGAGTACGGCTGCCTTGTATATGAGTACATGTCAAACGGAAGCTTAGATGACCGCCTCTTCTGCCGAGGAAACACTCACCCAATTCCATGGCAGTTGAGGTTCAGAATTGCAGCTGAAATTGGCACAGGCTTGTTGTTCCTCCACCAGACCAAACCCGAGCCTCTTGTGCATAGAGACCTCAAACCAGCCAACATCTTGCTGGACCGAAACTATGTTTCCAAGATCAGTGACGTAGGTTTGGCCAGGCTGGTTCCACCCTCTGTAGCAGACACTGTGACACAGTATAGGATGACATCCGCAGCTGGAACATTCTGTTACATAGACCCTGAGTACCAGCAGACAGGAATGCTTGGAGTGAAATCTGACATATACTCTCTTGGGATCATTTTCTTGCAACTTTTGACAGCAAGCCCTCCAATGGGTTTGACTCATCATGTTGGGAGAGCCATTGAGAAGGGCACATTTGCTGATATGTTGGATCCAAAAGTGTCTGGCTGGCCGGTAGAGGATGCCTTGAGCTTGGCAAAGATCGGTATCCGGTGTGCCGAACTGAGGAGGAGAGACAGACCTGATCTTGGCAAGGAAGTGCTGCCTGAACTAAACAGGCTAAGAGAACTTGCTGAGAACAATGATCATCATTCAATGTTTAGTGGCTATGCTAGCCCATCCAATCAGAGCCAAGTTTCTCTTCAGCTGGTAAGGTTCTTTCAGTTCATGTAGGAATTACTAAAGGATCTTTACAAGAGTTTTTATGAAGCTTGTGTTTTGGTAAACAACTTAACTAACTTCTTATTGAACAAGTGTTTATCATATCTCATATAAACGCTTGTGTATAAGCGCTTTTTATAATTGAAGTGGAAAGAAGTAAAGTTAAACTGTTTTCATATAAGCTATAAGTTGTTTTCCTAAACTATCTTGAAGAGCTTATTGAAATAAACAGAAAACAGCTAATAAGCATATCTTAAACACTGTTTTCATAAGCTTTCTCAAACACTAACACAAAGTTCATGAGAGTAATATATGTCCTTCCTACAAATTCTTTACTGCTTAATTCCTATAAGCTCATGTGCATGATAAGTTCACAAGGGATTGATTAATCTGTTTACCTAAATGTCACAGGGTGGTCATGATTAGGGTATTTATACATCAGTATAATCATACCTAATAAATAACTATATTATAAGTGggtattataattataaccataacttgttttttaaatatgggtatataactagttatataacCAATTATATGAcaagttatatttaaaaacatttaccTAACTAGTTATGAATGAATAGAAATAAGTTaacttgaaaaaattatttctatcaaACTTGATATAGTTTTACAACTATaactattttttcaataaaaataagttatttaaaatactcataattataaaattgattatagtTCTATACCTActtttatataactagttataattatttttcaaaaactagtttttTTAAGCATCCTTACATAATTTGCATTACCCTTTTGCAGGATGGAGCCAGTTCTCCACTTGCCTATTCTGGGGAGAGCATAAGAAACGCATCAAGTCCTGTTTGACATTCAGTCAAAACAAGATCTTCTTCAGTAAAATAGATAGTATGTTCGGTGGAAATGATCCCGAggataaaatgtaaaattactttGGTGAATTGATGTAATAGATTCTTTGATTCTTTCAATTTGTTCATTTGATTTCGTTTTCTCGTTTTAATTTAGATTGTAAAAACAGAAGAGTCGAAGTGTAAGATCATTAACCCAAGTAACTTCACCGTGTCTCTCTCCAGGGACTATTTGGTCCGGAAATGATATCCAgtcaagttattttattttctttacttatttattttatttaattatttatgtatttacgGTAGTTGGGTGGGAAATTGGAAAATGGGTGCAGGGAAATCGAACATCCACCTTGAACACCACAATCCTCTAACAGTGAAGAAGTTGCTATTTGGTTGCCGACAATGTTTAATTAGAACTAAAGTGAACTTTAAAATGAAGTTTATTTTTGGTACTTAAAAAAGGAAGTATTTTAAAccatgtaaattaaaaaaatatccagTAATATTATGACAagtgtttgatattttttattgataataagtgtttgatttaaaatataagagaaattaacttggtttaattattattttagaccttgaatttaaaatgcatgttttcttttagtcctttacaaaaattttaatagagtttaatctctaaaatttaaaattattttttccttaaattttatcaaattatactttttagtttctaacataataaattgacactttatagttatttttagttatcataaattaatttttattttttaattatttaaatttgtattttaaaattatcacacAATACTAAAAAGAAttatcaaatcattttaaaaacgttataaaatatcaatttattatgtcatgaaataaaaataataatttatcaaaattcaaaaattaaaaaaatttaaatttcgaAAAACTAtgtttgatttgtattttcattttttgttttcattccctgttttcattttctgaaaactgatttcattttcaaaatatttgaattctaaaaacatgtttgatttgacttcttgttttctatttttatgaaataaaaatactgaaaatttattatatattgacttcttgtctttttgtatttttagatttgcttaaaattacatttattgctaccgcaatttcattttacctGAAATGAAGTTTCTGTTCTCAAAAAACACTGAAAACgagaatttattgttttcattttctggttgttttctattttcattttcactaaacatgttttcagaaatccaactaaacacattttcatcaccgctttctattttcagtgaaaatgaaaacaaaaaacaatcaaaccaaacacccccaaAAAAATTCATTCCCTAAATTTAACGACTAAAACATTAATACGTTTAATCTTATGTGTCTGGTTAAACATACAGGTGGCTGATTAAACATCACAAAATCTACCTCACTGTCATACGCAGTATTAGTCAAAGCATCAGTACACATATTGACGTCCTGGTATATATGAACAACACGAGTCCCTTCGAAATCCGCCATCAACTTTCTAATGGTTGTTATCAGTCTTCTGCCATTAGAACTTCCAACATTCCTCCCTTTG
Protein-coding sequences here:
- the LOC100787522 gene encoding U-box domain-containing protein 52 codes for the protein MRSASRAAPAFSPLQNQLSHASARSDHSEPRGPLVNGAKGPERRSFEAPPRRSQDAPRKSNDGTTDSFRSPFTRRGMYDKSYGEISVPDSDISFVSSRRPSTDPLFPSLYNNNNNNHSETGISNPRLSYSSDTDGNNYSFESMHFGRRSMDISSDFSSFSQESEGLSSSALRGVDDVEAEMRRLKLELKQTIELYNNAYKEALTAQQKAVELQRWKLEEERRLEEAKLAEEAALAVAEKEKARSKAATESAEAQQRIAELEAQKRINAEMKAFKEAEEKRKAVDALSNNHVRYRKYTIEEIEAATNFFTESQKIGEGGYGPVYKCHLDHTPVAVKVLRPDAAQGRSQFQREVEVLSCIRHPNMVLLLGACPEYGCLVYEYMSNGSLDDRLFCRGNTHPIPWQLRFRIAAEIGTGLLFLHQTKPEPLVHRDLKPANILLDRNYVSKISDVGLARLVPPSVADTVTQYRMTSAAGTFCYIDPEYQQTGMLGVKSDIYSLGIIFLQLLTASPPMGLTHHVGRAIEKGTFADMLDPKVSGWPVEDALSLAKIGIRCAELRRRDRPDLGKEVLPELNRLRELAENNDHHSMFSGYASPSNQSQVSLQLDGASSPLAYSGESIRNASSPV